Below is a genomic region from Hevea brasiliensis isolate MT/VB/25A 57/8 chromosome 3, ASM3005281v1, whole genome shotgun sequence.
CTAATGCTCACCTCTGGTTCTAGCCTACCGCTACACAGGAATCAGCATATCTATAGCACAGATTATTGAAATGCAGTTAGACAAGAATAAGCTAGCCTCTGAGGGAATAAATTTTTTTGTTCTCAGAACTTGGCAAATAAGCAAAAAACTATACTCCACTGCAGCAAGCTATCCCAATATAATAGTTGATTGCAGTTTTAGAGTTCAGAAAGTATTAAAATAACTACATAACAATCACGGTGAGTAAAAAGGAACTAATTTCAAGGATGATATTAGTAACAAATATGATCAGCAGCCATTCATCATCTGCAATCCTTGAGCATCAGAACCATCTCTCAGTTGAGAATATCCTGCCTAATTCACTAACTCTTCAAAAATAATTCAATCAGGGAAACATATTTCCTGTTTGAAGGGATAACACCCTATCTTCAAAATGATTAAACAGAACTTTTTTCATCgcttttctcaaaatttattcTACTCAATGAAGCGAATAATAATTTTCCATTGAACATTCAACTATATTGTAACCAATgaaccaaaaaaaattaaaagcacTTTAATTAAAATGCTAAAGAAGATTGTTTCTTTCCTTTCTTGTTTTCACGAGATTTCTCCCATCCCTTTATCATTCTTGAGAGAATATCAGCCTGCTTTGTGTTCCCCTCCTGATTAAGGCTTTTAATCAAATCCTCACAGCTACTCCAATCTGTAACCCCTCCTTTCTCCATGATTTTACACAGTATTGAATATGCATTAAGGGTCTTCCCTGCAGCTAAGAGAGCATCCAACACTTTATCACAGCTTTTAAATTCTACATTAAAGTCCCTCTCTGATGCAAAGTCTAACAACTTAACAGCAGCAATTGTCTTGCCTTTCTCACTAAGAACAGACAGAAGATCATCAAAATTGACATGACACCCACTATGCATGAGTAGCTCAATTCGTCCAAGGGCTTCCTCAACATGACCTCTCATAAGGAGAGCTTCCAAAATCTTAGCTACCAAGTCCATATTCTCCTTCACCCCCTTCTCCACCATACTCTTCATAACACGGCTAGCAGTTTGAACCCTCCCATCTTCAAACAGACTCTCCATCACTGACCTAAATACTGATGAATCTGGGACATGCCCTTCTTCAATCATAGCATCCAAAGCTGTTTTGGCTTCAGCTGGCTCACCTTTCCTAAGGTAGCTTTCAATAAGCAACATGTATGCATCTGCATCTCGAGGGACCCCTCTCCTAGCCATGATCTTTATAATTTCAAAAGCAGAATCAGGAGACCCTTCTTTTGAATGCCCacggatcaaattattaaaggcatTTGGGTCCTGAACACCCTTTTTCATCAACTGCCGGAAAAAGATTTCTGCTTTTCCTGTTTGCCCATGACCACACAGATACTCAATCATAGAGTTATAAGCACCAGACCCCATTTCAAAAGTATTCTGTGGCCTCAAAATAATTTCCTTCTCAATTAACTTATCCAACAACTTTACTGCCCGATCATACTCCTCAGCCTCACAAAAATTTTCTATCAAGACACCATAATGGCCAGCCTCTGTCGGTATGCTCAATCGTATCATTGCCTTCAGCACATCCTCAGCAGCTCTCAAATCTCCAGCCTTGCACTGGCTAGATAACAAACTTATAAAGATGGAATTATCcttaggagcaagatgcctcccTACCATCTCATTCAAAATCTCTTTTGCCTCTGTCATATTCCCAGCATTACAAAGCCCAGGCAACAAAGTTGAATATGTGTGAGCATTAGGCTTAATACCAATTGACTTCATCTCCTCAAGCAATCTCAGCCCATCATCCACTCTATCTACAGAAACATACCCTTTTATCATGGTCGTATAACTAATAACTGTAGGAGCTATGTTTTTCCGCTTCATCTCCACAAACAACTTCTCAGCCTCCTCCATCTTTCTAAATTTATAATACCCATTGATCATTGTATTATAAGTAACCACGTCTGGGCATATCCCTCTAGtcttcatatcctcataaaacctCATTGCTGTTTCCAACCTCGATGACAAGAAGAAACCCCAGAGCATGATGTTGTAAGTGTGCCTAGTTGGCTCAATCCCTTCACTCAGCATCTTATTAAAAAACCTCTTAGCCATCATATATCTCCCTCTCCTCAAGATCACCTTAAACAAAGTATCATAACTCTTAACTGACCTCTCCACACCCAATTCATTCATTTTCTGAAATATCTTAACAGCTTCTTGAACTATCCCAGCCTTACCATAACTCTCAATTAGCACTACAAACATATCCTCGTCCCACTCAACCCCATTCTTTGGCATATCCAAGAGAATACAACGAGCGTGATTGAGCTTCGAAGCTCGACCCAAAATCTCAATAATCTTCATATGCGTCCCACGGTCGTGCCGAAACAACCCAGCCCGCTCAACCCACCTGAAGAACTGGAGGGCGTGCTCAGAGTTACGAGCACCGTGCAGAACATTATAGACTAAAGAGTGGTCAAATTCGGGAACCAAATCCCGGATTGAGTTCTGCAACCGCGTCGTCCAGGCTCGACTAGCCATCATTCTGCATATTATATCCTCTAATTTTTCAGGGTCCGGACGCTCACCTCGCAGGATACGCTGCTGTTTTTTATTCTCTGGAGCCGCATTTGGAGACTCGGTTTCGGATTGGGGTTGTGGAATAGGTGGCGGGATTTCTGTGACAGAGGAGATTGTATCTTGGGTTAAAGTGCAGAAATGGAGGGGACTGAGGAAATAGGGGAGTGAAAGTCTCGGAATAATGTGATAAGCCCGAGCTCTGTAGGATTTAGAGAGGGTTAAAGAAGCCATTAGTGAGGAAATTAACAAGTATAGATCTAAGggtatttttcttcttcttcttcttcttggtttTAGGAGAAAAATACGTAACTATACTCTGGATTaggagaaaaggaagaagaaagctgCAGAAGCTACACAGCTAGGGCTTAACTTAAGAGACTATATACTGTGGTTTTCGTTTTTTGTGGGCTTGCAACACTTGAAAAAGAGGTTAGCTTACATGGGCTGGGTTTAATTGTTTTTTGGAGCCCAAATTCTAACACCATACGTTGGAAGAGCtcatgcaagattttttttttttttttactatttattaATAGTATAGGGATTTTAGtaagagctttttttttttttttccattatccCACATATTGTTATGCATAATacgtaaaatttttttatttattaataaaaaataattttcacaaATACTCTTCTTATTATCATCCTTAAACAAAAGCCAAATTCGACCTTAATTTAAGAGTTTATTGACTAAGAAATTAGTTGAGAAACCTAATTTATTTTTAGTACAAGTTAATGGGCAGAATTTAAGCCTCCGCCCACAACAATACATAATTATAGATAAGGATCATTTAACCTTTAAAGAGTTAATTTCCCTGCAATGGCAGGCTGTCATCTTATTGCAAAGACGTTCGCTTTCTTTCCTTTCTTGTCATTCCgccattttttattctttttcatttctttctctTAGAAGTCCTTTTTCTGTCTCCCT
It encodes:
- the LOC110667281 gene encoding pentatricopeptide repeat-containing protein At2g37230-like — translated: MASLTLSKSYRARAYHIIPRLSLPYFLSPLHFCTLTQDTISSVTEIPPPIPQPQSETESPNAAPENKKQQRILRGERPDPEKLEDIICRMMASRAWTTRLQNSIRDLVPEFDHSLVYNVLHGARNSEHALQFFRWVERAGLFRHDRGTHMKIIEILGRASKLNHARCILLDMPKNGVEWDEDMFVVLIESYGKAGIVQEAVKIFQKMNELGVERSVKSYDTLFKVILRRGRYMMAKRFFNKMLSEGIEPTRHTYNIMLWGFFLSSRLETAMRFYEDMKTRGICPDVVTYNTMINGYYKFRKMEEAEKLFVEMKRKNIAPTVISYTTMIKGYVSVDRVDDGLRLLEEMKSIGIKPNAHTYSTLLPGLCNAGNMTEAKEILNEMVGRHLAPKDNSIFISLLSSQCKAGDLRAAEDVLKAMIRLSIPTEAGHYGVLIENFCEAEEYDRAVKLLDKLIEKEIILRPQNTFEMGSGAYNSMIEYLCGHGQTGKAEIFFRQLMKKGVQDPNAFNNLIRGHSKEGSPDSAFEIIKIMARRGVPRDADAYMLLIESYLRKGEPAEAKTALDAMIEEGHVPDSSVFRSVMESLFEDGRVQTASRVMKSMVEKGVKENMDLVAKILEALLMRGHVEEALGRIELLMHSGCHVNFDDLLSVLSEKGKTIAAVKLLDFASERDFNVEFKSCDKVLDALLAAGKTLNAYSILCKIMEKGGVTDWSSCEDLIKSLNQEGNTKQADILSRMIKGWEKSRENKKGKKQSSLAF